A window of the Planctomycetota bacterium genome harbors these coding sequences:
- a CDS encoding substrate-binding domain-containing protein produces MRFSKRLSISLISLFLIIPVACKQKTENKDVILATTTSVNDTGVLDVLMEKFRQETGFNIKPIAVGSGEAMAMGKRGDADVLVVHSPKDEEAFMKEGFGKNRLPVMYNYFIIVGPPEDPAGCAGGLSASEAFKKIAETKSIFVSRADKSGTHKKELDLWANSAITPIGDWYIKSQSSMATVLQITNDKNGYTLTDKATYLAFKSKLSSKIIVENSQELLNIYCVITVNQEKFSRVNYEGAFAWLTFLLSADAQKLIGGFGKDKYGEPLFYPVK; encoded by the coding sequence ATGCGCTTTAGCAAAAGATTATCCATATCTTTAATCAGCTTGTTTTTAATTATTCCGGTTGCCTGTAAACAGAAGACGGAAAACAAAGATGTAATCCTGGCAACCACGACCAGCGTTAATGATACGGGTGTGCTTGATGTATTGATGGAAAAGTTCAGGCAAGAAACCGGTTTCAATATAAAGCCGATTGCGGTCGGGTCGGGGGAGGCGATGGCGATGGGCAAGCGCGGCGATGCGGACGTCCTTGTGGTCCATTCTCCGAAAGACGAAGAGGCATTCATGAAAGAGGGGTTTGGCAAGAACAGGCTCCCTGTTATGTATAACTATTTTATTATTGTAGGGCCTCCGGAAGATCCGGCGGGTTGTGCGGGGGGACTGTCAGCATCGGAAGCATTTAAGAAAATCGCCGAGACTAAATCTATCTTTGTATCGCGCGCTGATAAATCAGGAACTCATAAAAAGGAATTAGATTTGTGGGCTAACTCCGCTATTACGCCTATAGGCGACTGGTATATCAAATCACAAAGCTCAATGGCAACGGTATTACAAATTACTAATGACAAAAATGGTTACACCTTAACAGATAAGGCAACGTATCTGGCATTTAAATCGAAGCTCTCATCAAAAATCATAGTAGAAAACTCTCAGGAATTACTAAACATCTATTGCGTTATAACTGTAAACCAGGAAAAGTTCTCTCGGGTAAACTATGAGGGGGCTTTTGCTTGGCTAACATTCCTTCTGTCAGCAGACGCCCAAAAACTGATAGGCGGCTTCGGCAAGGATAAATACGGCGAACCGCTGTTCTATCCGGTAAAATAA
- a CDS encoding ABC transporter permease, with the protein MNGLFDIIKTSIQVSGISLLIAGLIGIPAGIVIGLSSFRGKKWFIALVNTGMGLPPVLVGLVVALLLWRSGPLGFMGLLYSKTAMVIAQTIIALPLITAFTIAGIQRIEPELIRQTIALGATKLQLFRIIFHESKLTILVAVMAGFGSIISEVGAVMMVGGNIKGDTVVLTTGILQETRMGHFENALWMGAVLLILSFAINLALTLIQQKGIK; encoded by the coding sequence ATGAATGGCTTATTTGATATTATCAAAACTTCAATTCAGGTTTCCGGGATTTCTCTGCTCATCGCCGGACTTATCGGCATACCCGCCGGAATCGTCATCGGGTTATCTTCGTTCCGCGGGAAGAAATGGTTCATCGCATTGGTCAATACCGGAATGGGACTGCCGCCGGTTTTAGTCGGATTGGTCGTTGCGCTTCTTTTATGGCGCAGCGGTCCCTTGGGCTTTATGGGATTGCTTTATTCCAAAACGGCCATGGTCATTGCCCAAACGATAATCGCCCTGCCGCTTATCACCGCCTTTACCATTGCCGGCATCCAGCGGATTGAACCGGAACTCATCCGCCAGACCATTGCTTTGGGCGCAACCAAACTTCAATTATTCCGCATAATCTTCCATGAGTCCAAACTTACCATATTAGTTGCGGTTATGGCAGGATTCGGGAGCATCATATCCGAAGTCGGTGCGGTAATGATGGTCGGAGGTAATATCAAGGGCGATACCGTGGTCCTAACCACCGGTATTCTCCAAGAGACAAGGATGGGTCACTTTGAAAACGCACTCTGGATGGGCGCGGTGCTTTTAATCCTTAGTTTTGCCATCAACCTTGCCCTGACATTAATCCAGCAGAAAGGGATAAAATGA
- a CDS encoding ABC transporter ATP-binding protein — translation MTSSVLSVRDLSFAYNGPDTFSLFVPSFDLYAGEKVAIIGPNGAGKTTFLQAIALLLKPATGTIIFDAKEIRNRHDTLGYHRLTAFIPQKPVLYNRSVKDNVSIGLKIRGTTKAEADESVSGILKKFRIEHLANRNALKVSGGEARRIMLARGLILNPMIVWMDEPFGDLDETVRRELIEDLIPILSQSGCATVFVTHNQDETYQLADKFMVMVKGKIVQSGSGQEVFANPASREVAEFIGIKNIIPGRVVKTDNGIVTVSLMTGTAQSPKTLLVAGQKPNTENVVVCIPPESIVIVSDIKESIHSSSRNALEGAVKRIIQGRYFAWVEIDCGVPLTVSVTNESVKDLGLAPGKPVRLLIKSTAIRLLEK, via the coding sequence ATGACGTCGAGTGTTCTTTCTGTCCGTGATTTGAGTTTTGCATACAACGGGCCAGACACATTCTCCCTGTTTGTTCCGAGCTTTGACCTTTATGCCGGAGAAAAGGTGGCAATAATCGGACCGAACGGGGCGGGCAAAACCACATTCTTGCAGGCGATAGCATTATTATTAAAACCAGCAACCGGAACGATAATCTTTGACGCGAAGGAAATAAGAAATCGGCATGATACTCTCGGCTATCACCGTTTGACCGCTTTTATCCCCCAAAAGCCTGTTTTATATAACCGTTCGGTAAAAGACAACGTCAGCATCGGCTTAAAAATACGGGGAACGACTAAAGCTGAAGCCGATGAGAGCGTTTCAGGGATATTGAAGAAGTTTAGGATAGAGCACCTGGCTAATCGCAATGCCCTAAAAGTTTCCGGCGGTGAAGCCCGCCGGATAATGCTGGCGAGAGGATTGATACTCAACCCCATGATTGTATGGATGGATGAGCCGTTCGGCGATTTGGATGAAACGGTCCGGCGTGAATTGATCGAAGACCTCATTCCCATTTTAAGCCAGTCCGGATGCGCGACTGTTTTTGTCACCCATAATCAGGATGAAACATACCAACTGGCGGATAAATTCATGGTTATGGTAAAAGGAAAAATAGTCCAGAGCGGGAGCGGACAGGAGGTTTTTGCTAATCCGGCCAGCCGGGAAGTGGCGGAATTTATCGGCATTAAAAACATCATACCTGGGCGGGTAGTTAAAACGGATAACGGCATTGTAACGGTTTCTTTAATGACAGGAACAGCCCAATCACCCAAAACATTATTGGTGGCCGGTCAGAAACCCAATACCGAAAATGTGGTTGTCTGTATTCCTCCTGAATCAATCGTTATCGTATCCGATATAAAGGAATCCATACATTCAAGCTCGCGGAATGCCTTGGAAGGAGCCGTCAAGCGAATAATTCAGGGAAGATATTTTGCCTGGGTGGAAATAGATTGCGGAGTTCCTTTGACTGTTTCAGTAACGAATGAATCTGTTAAAGATTTGGGGCTTGCTCCAGGTAAACCGGTCCGGCTTCTTATCAAATCCACGGCAATAAGGCTATTGGAAAAATAG
- the galT gene encoding galactose-1-phosphate uridylyltransferase — protein sequence MSELRQNLISRDWVIIATERAKRPDQFVKKDADKKELPPYQPNCPFCPGNEKQAPPETCRVGDEKSWRVRVVPNKFAALAPEGKKVRKLDGTQRSMSGVGYHEVIVEHQKHNITTALLSVNEVADIIRAYRDRYQAVKQDERVESIIIFKNHGEGAGTSLEHPHSQLVATPVVPSQIRQRMEEAIRYFDDTGECVFCHTLNDELRTKERIIMETEHFAAFIPYAALSPFHLWIQPRRHSSCFDDITDKEMADMAKILKTVLAKLYHGLNNPDFNYTIRSIQTKLCQTEYFHWYISIIPRISKAAGFELGSGMFINTALPEPCAKFLREVKTP from the coding sequence ATGTCAGAATTAAGACAGAATTTAATCAGCCGCGACTGGGTAATCATTGCAACGGAAAGGGCAAAGCGGCCGGACCAATTCGTAAAAAAAGATGCGGATAAGAAAGAACTGCCCCCTTACCAGCCTAATTGCCCCTTCTGCCCGGGGAACGAGAAACAAGCGCCGCCGGAAACTTGCCGGGTGGGCGACGAGAAATCATGGCGAGTACGGGTTGTTCCCAATAAATTCGCAGCCCTTGCCCCTGAAGGGAAAAAGGTAAGAAAGCTTGACGGGACACAACGCTCGATGAGCGGAGTGGGTTACCATGAAGTTATCGTAGAGCACCAGAAACACAATATTACAACTGCCCTTTTAAGCGTGAATGAAGTGGCAGATATTATCAGGGCCTATAGAGACCGATATCAAGCTGTAAAACAGGATGAGCGGGTTGAAAGCATCATCATTTTTAAAAACCACGGAGAGGGAGCTGGCACATCATTGGAGCACCCTCATTCACAGCTCGTGGCAACGCCGGTAGTGCCTTCCCAGATACGCCAGCGGATGGAAGAGGCAATCCGCTACTTTGACGATACGGGTGAATGCGTTTTCTGCCACACTTTAAACGATGAGCTCAGGACAAAAGAGAGAATCATCATGGAAACAGAGCATTTTGCCGCCTTTATCCCTTACGCCGCGCTTTCGCCGTTCCATCTGTGGATACAACCGCGCCGGCACAGCTCATGTTTTGATGATATTACGGACAAGGAAATGGCCGACATGGCAAAAATACTGAAAACGGTCCTGGCAAAGCTTTATCATGGGTTGAATAACCCTGATTTCAATTACACCATCCGTTCTATCCAGACAAAACTATGCCAGACCGAATATTTCCACTGGTATATATCAATAATTCCCAGGATTTCCAAAGCGGCCGGTTTTGAGTTGGGAAGCGGGATGTTTATAAACACGGCTTTGCCGGAACCTTGTGCCAAGTTCTTAAGGGAAGTAAAAACACCTTAA
- a CDS encoding adenylate/guanylate cyclase domain-containing protein, whose product MEHKPSSWKAYLIGFSIILLVIIFSYTPSYQWIENKFLDFRFQFREPIPLSNQITHIDIDDKSLEVIGRWPWSRNKHAELLDVLYDLGAKMVAFDVEFFEQSDRALPNPKEIQGAVETSLLNNLPDKNYSPQEYNEYVLQLQNKIAEEIADRADVDKQFSGAIKFCKNIYLASNFIKDKPKQPETFEGIPFHIPYLTERHRIIPQENHIQLPVLNYAKGIGFVNIDPDSDGILRHVKLVRLYNGKIYSQLAFRVACDTLGIRPEMIDIIPGKHIELKRQNQPPIIIPIDEQGQVVINWMGNRDVAWNNIFEHIPYTYLTEYFRKTGLKSEENLGLKEEYEEIKRKLIPKIKDKICIIGMVAGGSTDLKPTPNAPMVPGVMMHSGIMNMILTNNFIHKASGLINILIIVLIGVLVTLIAGHLKPFVSAVLTVLVLVIVTFIGFKLFSGSGLWFDLTGPLTVGFFGFTSIKVYRAISEEQAKRHIQGVFGRYLAPEVVSDLIKNPDKVRLGGEKRVMTVFFSDIANFTNKSSTLGPDLVMEWINKYLTAMTDIIQENGGMIDKYEGDAIMALFGAPLITPDHAKRCCWAALDQRKALPELNKRFEKENLPLVDIRIGINTGQMIVGNLGSSRVLSYTVMGDEVNLASRLEGVNKFYHTGIMISGETYKQAKDFIEARELDTIRAKGMQRPVNIYELIAKKGEAVEQELDLTATYEKALKAYRERNWNEAIEALKICRKIKPADGPTTLLLGQCLKYQQLPKDEVPELINTLTSK is encoded by the coding sequence GTGGAGCATAAACCATCTTCTTGGAAAGCCTATCTTATCGGCTTTTCCATTATCCTGCTGGTTATAATTTTTAGTTATACGCCTTCTTACCAATGGATAGAAAATAAATTTCTTGATTTCCGTTTCCAGTTCAGGGAACCCATTCCTCTTTCCAACCAAATTACCCATATTGATATTGACGATAAGTCGCTGGAAGTGATCGGACGCTGGCCTTGGTCTAGGAATAAACACGCTGAACTTTTGGATGTTCTTTACGACCTCGGAGCAAAAATGGTTGCTTTTGATGTGGAGTTCTTTGAACAGTCTGACAGGGCTTTGCCTAACCCGAAAGAAATCCAGGGCGCGGTCGAAACCTCATTACTGAACAATCTTCCCGATAAGAATTACTCCCCTCAAGAATATAATGAATATGTTTTGCAACTGCAGAATAAAATCGCGGAAGAAATAGCTGATAGGGCTGATGTTGATAAACAGTTTTCAGGAGCTATAAAATTCTGTAAAAATATTTATCTTGCCTCTAACTTTATCAAGGATAAGCCGAAACAGCCTGAAACATTTGAAGGAATCCCTTTTCACATCCCTTATTTGACTGAACGCCATCGGATAATACCGCAGGAAAATCATATTCAATTACCGGTTTTGAATTATGCCAAAGGGATTGGTTTTGTGAATATCGATCCTGATTCAGACGGAATCCTAAGGCATGTAAAGCTTGTGAGATTGTATAACGGGAAAATATATTCTCAATTGGCTTTCAGGGTTGCTTGTGATACTCTCGGTATCCGGCCGGAGATGATAGATATTATTCCGGGGAAACATATAGAGCTAAAAAGGCAGAATCAGCCGCCTATCATTATCCCCATAGATGAGCAGGGGCAGGTGGTTATAAACTGGATGGGAAACCGCGATGTCGCATGGAATAATATTTTTGAGCATATCCCCTATACATATCTAACCGAATATTTTCGCAAGACCGGACTTAAATCAGAAGAAAACCTTGGGCTCAAAGAAGAATACGAAGAAATAAAACGGAAATTGATTCCTAAAATAAAGGACAAAATATGCATAATCGGGATGGTCGCCGGAGGTAGCACTGATTTGAAGCCGACTCCCAACGCCCCGATGGTTCCGGGCGTAATGATGCATTCGGGTATTATGAATATGATTCTTACAAATAATTTTATACATAAAGCTTCTGGATTGATTAATATCCTTATAATAGTTTTAATCGGGGTGTTGGTTACCTTGATTGCAGGCCATTTAAAGCCTTTTGTTTCAGCTGTTTTAACTGTTTTAGTACTGGTAATTGTAACATTTATCGGGTTTAAACTATTTTCCGGATCCGGTTTATGGTTTGATCTTACCGGTCCGTTAACCGTTGGGTTCTTCGGTTTTACTTCTATTAAAGTCTACCGAGCGATAAGTGAAGAGCAGGCCAAACGCCATATCCAGGGGGTATTCGGCCGTTATTTAGCTCCTGAGGTCGTCAGCGACCTGATTAAAAATCCTGATAAAGTAAGGCTGGGCGGGGAAAAACGCGTTATGACCGTTTTCTTTTCTGATATCGCTAACTTTACCAATAAATCCAGTACCTTGGGGCCCGATTTGGTTATGGAATGGATAAACAAATATTTGACCGCCATGACCGATATTATTCAGGAGAATGGGGGCATGATAGATAAATACGAAGGCGATGCGATTATGGCACTTTTTGGTGCTCCATTGATAACGCCCGACCATGCCAAAAGATGTTGCTGGGCGGCGTTAGACCAACGAAAAGCATTGCCCGAATTGAACAAACGCTTTGAAAAGGAAAATTTGCCTCTGGTCGATATCCGAATCGGCATAAATACCGGGCAGATGATTGTCGGAAACCTGGGTTCATCGAGGGTGCTGAGCTATACGGTTATGGGCGATGAAGTTAATTTAGCAAGCCGGCTGGAAGGAGTGAACAAATTTTATCATACCGGCATAATGATAAGCGGTGAGACATATAAGCAGGCAAAAGATTTTATAGAGGCAAGGGAACTTGATACAATCCGTGCAAAAGGAATGCAGCGGCCGGTTAATATATACGAACTAATCGCCAAGAAAGGCGAAGCCGTGGAGCAAGAATTGGACTTGACGGCAACTTATGAAAAAGCCTTGAAAGCTTATCGTGAACGCAATTGGAATGAAGCAATAGAGGCGCTTAAAATATGCCGGAAGATAAAACCTGCTGATGGCCCTACGACCCTACTTTTGGGGCAGTGCTTGAAATACCAGCAACTGCCTAAAGATGAAGTTCCGGAATTAATCAATACGCTTACTTCGAAATAA
- a CDS encoding FecR domain-containing protein, which yields MIKTKVCLILVCGLLLCGLNALSQDAGDFGKAAAEKSADETKPEVKPEVKPEAKPESKPESGGEVLEVTVDAVEGEVEVKLPGEKEWIPAEKGMKLKEGTRVSTGFKSKIVLLFADNSTVVVKPLTQMNISRFEQKGATVETNLKIRVGSIRVKVTEDQPVKTDMKISTPNATASVRGTEIEEVESSQHFGDSISVDSGEVQYDTQEGSMPVGGGETTNDTLINPIENAIMDTVANIAPNGVTSDEFLNSFNTPATGGDLISDANSETNNPVLDKIEEQEKPTDEQLNEYNNYVQDLVCPICGYYPCICGGEPQLFTCPGCGYPSCSLCPECGLCPGCCECGFVN from the coding sequence ATGATAAAAACGAAAGTCTGTTTGATATTGGTGTGCGGATTGTTGCTTTGTGGCCTTAATGCATTGTCGCAGGATGCCGGTGATTTCGGTAAAGCTGCCGCAGAAAAATCTGCAGATGAGACTAAGCCGGAGGTGAAACCAGAGGTTAAGCCGGAAGCAAAACCCGAATCTAAACCGGAATCCGGAGGTGAGGTTTTAGAGGTTACCGTTGATGCCGTAGAAGGCGAAGTGGAGGTGAAATTACCCGGGGAAAAAGAATGGATTCCGGCGGAAAAAGGAATGAAGCTTAAAGAGGGGACACGTGTTTCAACCGGATTTAAGTCGAAGATAGTATTATTGTTTGCTGATAACAGCACCGTGGTGGTAAAGCCGTTGACCCAGATGAATATCAGCCGTTTTGAACAAAAGGGTGCTACGGTGGAAACAAACCTTAAAATACGGGTTGGTTCTATCCGTGTTAAGGTAACTGAAGACCAGCCTGTTAAGACAGACATGAAGATTTCCACCCCGAATGCAACCGCATCGGTGCGCGGTACGGAAATAGAAGAGGTGGAAAGTTCACAGCATTTCGGAGATTCGATTTCAGTGGATTCCGGTGAGGTTCAATATGATACCCAGGAAGGGTCAATGCCTGTAGGCGGAGGTGAAACAACTAATGACACCCTGATAAACCCCATTGAAAATGCGATTATGGATACAGTTGCCAATATTGCTCCGAACGGAGTGACCAGTGATGAATTTTTGAATTCATTTAATACCCCTGCTACCGGCGGTGACCTGATTAGCGATGCTAATTCGGAAACGAATAATCCCGTCCTGGATAAGATAGAAGAGCAGGAAAAACCGACTGATGAACAGCTTAATGAATATAATAATTACGTTCAGGACTTGGTATGTCCCATATGCGGTTATTACCCTTGCATATGCGGCGGAGAGCCACAATTATTCACATGCCCGGGATGCGGTTATCCATCATGTTCGCTTTGCCCTGAATGCGGACTTTGTCCCGGTTGTTGTGAATGTGGGTTTGTTAATTAG
- a CDS encoding alginate export family protein: MFKAFCLTASVLLMVFLFGQLIWAQDDIEKDYVEQEIREELEETIRIEKTDRGFLYDYGGWLRYSTFIFEDPDKQRTLRTWDGRFWAKCLINKYHEFYFRFKTLLFDYNRHDSYGGDDHDFITPRLDQGFYMVDLVEALYGDDTAEMVNPKIKASVGRQFSLLGTGLVYSRVDDGLKLNLSFPGIQSTVIVAQTIKTSNDIDRSRPNPDRSRRSFLGLQVDYKRLGKHKPYLICLIQTDNNKETPDDAAQEYDYNSKYYGIGMKGVLFPRLQYTAEYIKETGKSYASLSSTDKETIKASAYTFELKYLPKTVLDPVFTVKYLFGSGDKDRGSVTNTIGGNQVNTNDTGFLSFGYSLTGFVLQPKISNLSMYSLMISVKPIKDKALCQDSELGVAYYMFSKDKKEGVISDLSASVAKEDIGKEIDLYFNWKMLSDLTFSLRGGRFTPGNAYPATADEETSFLSFTLSYSF, from the coding sequence ATGTTCAAAGCTTTTTGTTTAACTGCAAGTGTTTTATTAATGGTGTTTTTATTCGGCCAACTAATATGGGCACAGGATGATATAGAGAAAGATTACGTGGAACAGGAAATCAGGGAAGAGTTAGAGGAAACCATTAGGATAGAAAAAACAGACCGCGGTTTTCTTTATGATTACGGTGGATGGTTAAGGTATTCCACCTTTATTTTTGAAGACCCTGATAAACAAAGGACATTGCGTACATGGGACGGTCGTTTTTGGGCTAAATGCTTAATTAATAAATACCACGAGTTTTATTTCCGCTTCAAAACATTGCTATTTGATTATAACCGCCATGATAGTTACGGCGGCGATGACCATGATTTTATTACGCCCCGTTTGGATCAGGGCTTTTATATGGTGGATTTGGTTGAAGCTTTATACGGAGATGATACAGCCGAGATGGTGAATCCCAAGATAAAAGCGAGTGTCGGCCGCCAGTTTTCATTGTTGGGGACTGGTTTGGTTTATAGCCGGGTGGACGACGGATTGAAACTGAATCTTTCTTTCCCTGGAATTCAAAGCACGGTAATTGTTGCGCAGACCATTAAAACCTCTAACGATATTGACCGTAGCCGTCCCAATCCTGATCGTAGCAGGCGAAGTTTTTTAGGATTGCAGGTGGATTATAAAAGATTAGGAAAACACAAGCCCTATCTTATTTGCTTGATACAAACGGATAATAACAAAGAAACGCCTGATGATGCCGCTCAGGAATATGATTATAACTCCAAATATTACGGCATCGGGATGAAAGGCGTTTTGTTTCCGAGACTCCAATATACGGCGGAATATATTAAGGAAACGGGAAAAAGCTATGCGTCTTTATCAAGTACAGATAAGGAAACTATTAAAGCTTCCGCTTATACTTTTGAGTTAAAGTATCTGCCGAAAACCGTATTAGACCCTGTTTTTACAGTTAAATATTTATTCGGTTCAGGAGATAAAGACCGCGGAAGTGTTACTAATACTATCGGTGGAAACCAGGTGAATACAAACGATACGGGTTTTTTGTCTTTTGGCTATTCTTTAACCGGGTTTGTGCTTCAGCCGAAGATTTCTAATCTTTCGATGTATAGCTTAATGATTTCAGTTAAGCCGATTAAAGATAAAGCCTTATGCCAGGATTCGGAATTAGGCGTTGCTTACTATATGTTTTCGAAAGATAAAAAAGAAGGCGTGATTTCAGACCTTAGCGCGAGCGTTGCCAAGGAAGATATCGGCAAGGAAATCGACCTGTATTTTAATTGGAAGATGCTTTCTGATTTGACATTTTCTTTGAGAGGCGGAAGGTTTACGCCGGGCAACGCTTATCCGGCTACGGCAGATGAAGAAACTTCATTCTTAAGTTTCACTTTAAGCTATTCGTTCTGA
- a CDS encoding acetate--CoA ligase — protein MNDIIWKPYGDYQTKSNITRFMQKYNIKTYDELIKKSTTDIEWFWDAALKNLNMKWIKPYSKILDQSKGFPWAKWFIDGKINIVDNCIDRHLPKLAEKLAFIWEGDDGSVKKITYSELNKNVCKASNALKSLGIKKGDKIGIYMPMIPEIVYAFFACLKIGAVAIPVFSGFGSMALSDRLSDAGAKLLFTADGGYRRGKPVEIKKEADIALEKAPSVKNVIVARHTKQKVGMKQGRDFYWDEIADKQSEKCPTEVMEAEDYSIIIYTSGTTGKPKGTVHTHAGAMAQMAKELGYYFDVKPDDTFFWVTDIGWMMGPWEMIGVSFFGATFVVFEGAPNYPNPDRLWEMIERHKINSLGISPTAIRLLITYGDQWVDKYPMNTLRILGSTGEPWDPESYMWFFEKVGRKRCPIINISGGTEIVGCLLSPLPITELKPCTLRGPGLGMDIDVFDDNGKPIRGGIGHLVCKKPAPSMTKGFLNDPQRYLDTYFSKWKDNPQLAGQVWYHGDWAKVDEDGFWFLYGRSDDTIKVAGKRTGPAEIEAALIEHEAVAEAAAIGVPHDIKGEGVVCFVVLNPSYKADEKLREELKAQVVKHLGKTLKPEALKFVKGLPKTRSAKIVRGVIKKKYLGENLGDISSVENHDMIEEITRAI, from the coding sequence ATGAACGACATAATCTGGAAACCGTATGGTGATTATCAGACCAAAAGCAATATCACCCGCTTCATGCAAAAGTATAATATTAAAACCTATGACGAGCTCATAAAAAAATCCACCACTGATATCGAATGGTTCTGGGACGCCGCCTTAAAAAACCTCAATATGAAATGGATTAAACCATATTCAAAAATACTGGACCAATCAAAAGGATTCCCTTGGGCGAAATGGTTTATAGACGGCAAGATAAATATCGTTGATAACTGTATAGACCGGCATCTCCCGAAACTTGCCGAAAAACTCGCCTTTATCTGGGAAGGCGACGACGGCTCGGTAAAAAAAATCACTTATTCCGAACTTAATAAAAACGTCTGCAAAGCCTCCAACGCCCTGAAATCACTTGGCATAAAAAAAGGCGACAAAATCGGCATCTATATGCCGATGATTCCGGAAATCGTCTACGCCTTCTTCGCCTGCCTTAAAATAGGCGCCGTGGCGATACCGGTCTTTTCCGGATTCGGTTCAATGGCTTTATCCGACCGATTAAGCGATGCCGGAGCGAAACTCCTCTTCACCGCGGACGGCGGATACCGGCGCGGCAAGCCGGTGGAGATTAAAAAGGAAGCCGATATCGCCCTGGAAAAAGCGCCCAGCGTCAAGAATGTAATCGTCGCCAGGCACACCAAGCAAAAAGTCGGAATGAAACAAGGCAGGGATTTCTACTGGGATGAGATTGCCGACAAGCAATCCGAAAAATGCCCCACCGAAGTAATGGAAGCGGAAGATTATTCCATCATCATATACACCTCCGGCACCACCGGAAAGCCGAAAGGCACGGTCCACACCCACGCCGGCGCTATGGCGCAGATGGCAAAGGAGCTGGGTTATTATTTTGACGTCAAGCCGGATGACACCTTTTTCTGGGTGACCGATATCGGCTGGATGATGGGGCCGTGGGAGATGATAGGAGTGTCTTTCTTTGGAGCGACATTTGTGGTCTTTGAAGGCGCGCCGAACTACCCGAATCCGGACAGGCTCTGGGAAATGATAGAGCGCCACAAGATAAATTCCCTGGGTATTTCACCCACCGCCATCAGGCTCTTAATCACTTACGGCGACCAGTGGGTTGATAAATATCCCATGAATACACTGCGCATACTCGGCTCAACCGGCGAACCCTGGGACCCGGAATCTTACATGTGGTTCTTTGAAAAGGTCGGCAGGAAACGCTGTCCGATTATCAATATCTCCGGCGGAACGGAAATAGTCGGCTGCCTTTTATCCCCGCTTCCCATTACCGAACTCAAACCCTGCACCCTGCGCGGGCCGGGGCTCGGTATGGATATAGATGTATTCGATGATAACGGAAAGCCCATCCGGGGCGGAATCGGGCACTTGGTCTGCAAAAAACCGGCGCCTTCCATGACAAAAGGGTTCCTGAACGACCCGCAACGGTATCTCGATACTTATTTTTCCAAATGGAAAGATAACCCGCAATTAGCGGGACAGGTCTGGTACCACGGCGACTGGGCAAAAGTGGATGAAGATGGATTCTGGTTCCTTTACGGCCGGAGTGATGACACGATAAAAGTGGCCGGCAAACGCACCGGCCCGGCTGAAATAGAAGCCGCCCTGATTGAACACGAAGCCGTTGCCGAGGCCGCGGCCATCGGAGTGCCCCACGACATCAAAGGCGAAGGAGTCGTCTGTTTTGTGGTGCTTAATCCCTCTTATAAAGCCGATGAAAAACTAAGGGAAGAATTAAAGGCACAGGTGGTGAAGCATCTGGGCAAGACCCTTAAGCCGGAGGCTTTGAAATTCGTAAAAGGGCTTCCCAAAACCCGCTCCGCTAAAATCGTGCGCGGAGTGATAAAAAAGAAATACCTGGGAGAAAACCTGGGAGATATTTCTTCTGTCGAAAACCACGATATGATTGAAGAAATCACCAGGGCAATCTGA